Proteins encoded in a region of the Neodiprion virginianus isolate iyNeoVirg1 chromosome 2, iyNeoVirg1.1, whole genome shotgun sequence genome:
- the LOC124297203 gene encoding eukaryotic translation initiation factor 3 subunit L: protein MYDDYNDQYDSYADYGPVADTHTDEYDRDAYRQVPELVRKFLIYFRNCINEGVIFEVQTLYENSFPKLSEQFFDKQSWPDETDVAHIVDNDPVFLVLYKELYYRHIYARIPGGPTLEQRFGSFFNYCDLFNYILSAETPVPLELPDQWLWELIDEFVYQFQCFAQYRARLLKKTPEEIENLNAHNNIWSVLCILNVLHSLVDKSKIKSQLEVYASGGDPDSVAGSFGRHSLYKMLGYFSLVGLLRLHSLLGDYYQAIKVLENVELYKKSAYSHVPACQISTAYYVGFAYMMMRRYADAIRTFSSILLYIQRTKQLFTSRSYQNDQINKQTEQMYHLLAICLVLHPQCIDEVLQQALREKNYHEKMYKMQYGDLAEFEACFLYACPKFLSPCPPPPDAPNEDYVKEAIKHQTQVFMDEVAQQKMLPTIRSYLKLYTTLPLSKLATFMCSSTRPDGSWDLDKEVATLGIYLLCFKHKMKNIVWTKGSSGLDGKFQSGSELDFYIDHDMIHIADTKVAHRYGDFFIRKILKFEELNRKLHKIKI, encoded by the exons ATGTACGACGATTACAATGATCAG TATGATAGCTACGCCGACTACGGGCCAGTCGCGGATACCCACACCGATGAGTATGACAGGGACGCATACCGCCAGGTGCCCGAACTGGTTAGAAAGTTCTTGATATATTTTCGGAACTGTATAAACGAAGGAGTAATATTCGAGGTTCAAACCCTCTACGAGAATTCTTTTCCGAAACTGTCCGAGCAGTTCTTCGACAAACAGTCGTGGCCAGACGAGACCGACGTCGCCCACATCGTCGACAACGACCCAGTGTTCTTGGTCCTCTATAAGGAGCTCTACTACCGGCACATTTACGCCAGAATTCCAGGTGGTCCGACCCTAGAGCAGCGATTTGGTTCTTTCTTCAATTACTGTGATCTCTTCAACTATATTCTCAGCGCAGAGACTCCTGTTCCATTGGAACTCCCTGATCAATGGCTGTGGGAGCTGATCGACGAGTTTGTTTACCAGTTTCAGTGCTTTGCTCAGTACCGTGCAAGGCTGTTGAAAAAGACACCGGAAGAGATAGAAAACTTGAATGCGCATAATAACATATGGAGCGTACTTTGTATTCTCAATGTTCTGCACTCACTAGTTGATAAATCGAAGATCAAGAGTCAGCTTGAGGTTTATGCCAGTGGTGGGGATCCCGATTCTGTCGCTGGAAGTTTCGGTAGACATTCCCTGTATAAAATGCTTGGATATTTCTCGCTGGTAGGTCTCCTCCGGCTCCACTCTTTGCTCGGAGATTACTATCAGGCTATAAAAGTCCTTGAGAATGTGGAGCTTTACAAGAAAAGTGCGTATTCGCACGTTCCAGCCTGTCAGATTTCTACAGCCTACTATGTCGGCTTTGCTTACATGATGATGCGCCGGTATGCAGATGCCATAAGGACCTTCTCGAGCATCCTACTTTATATTCAGCGCACTAAGCAACTCTTTACGTCAAGAAGCTACCAAAATgatcaaataaacaaacagaCCGAGCAAATGTACCACCTTCTTGCAATCTGTCTTGTTCTTCACCCTCAGTGCATCGACGAGGTTCTGCAGCAGGCTCTGCGTGAGAAGAATTACCATGAAAAGATGTACAAGATGCAGTATGGTGATCTTGCTGAATTTGAAGCCTGCTTTCTCTACGCCTGCCCCAAGTTTTTGTCTCCTTGTCCGCCGCCACCTGATGCCCCCAATGAGGATTACGTCAAAGAAGCTATCAAGCATCAAACCCAAGTATTTATGGACGAAGTTGCCCAGCAGAAAATGTTACCCACAATTAGGTCCTACTTGAAGCTGTACACTACACTTCCCCTCAGTAAACTGGCCACATTCATGTGCAGCAGTACTCGGCCTGATGGATCTTGGGACTTGGATAAAGAGGTAGCCACATTGGGTATTTATTTGCTCTGCTTCAAgcataaaatgaaaaacattgtTTGGACCAAAGGCTCTTCGGGATTGGATGGAAAGTTTCAGTCTGGTTCTGAG CTGGACTTTTACATCGATCACGACATGATCCACATCGCTGACACCAAGGTGGCTCATCGTTACGGTGATTTCTTTATCCGTAAGATATTAAAGTTTGAAGAACTCAATCGCAAACTGCATAAAATAAAGATCTAA